The nucleotide window AATGCCCCATATGATGAACAGCACTAGGAACACCACCCAGAAGGATGCAGTACTTCATCATGACTCCTCCTTATGTTTAAACGTCCACGCTGCTGGCTGGTATGAAAAAGTAGATCGGACAATTAACGATAtgctgcccgcgcagcatgatTGCCCTATCagtaagtccgtcactttcgcactcacatacttgttagaaggtgacaggcatggtgataagcgtaccgtgctacgacccctGGTCAGCAGAATATTATCAGCGCGTGATGATAATTACACGATAGTTAACGCACGCATTGATACACAGGTAACAAAGTAATATCTCACCTAGCACCAGGAACACCACCCAGAATATGCAGTACTTCATCAGAGCCACATCAGACCGCTCCTCTTCATGTTTAAACGTCCACCCTGCTGGCTGGTAACAAAGTAATATCTCACCTAGCACCAGGAACACAACCCAGCATATGCAGTACTTCATCAAACCGCTCCTCTTCATGTTTAACCGTCCACCCTACTGGCTGATAACAAAGTAATATCTCACCTAGCACCAGGAACACCACCCAGCATATGCAGTACTTCATCAGACCGTTCCTCTTCATGTTTTAACGTCCACGCTGCTGGCTGGTAACAAAGTAATATCTCACCTAGCACCAGGAACACCACCTAGCATATGCAGTACTTCATCAGACCGCTCCTCTTCATGTTTAAACGTCCACCCTGCTGGCTGGTAACAAAGTAATATCTCACCTAGCACCAGGAACACCATCCAGAATATGCAGTACTTCATCAGACCGCTCCTCTTCATGTTTAAACGTCCACCCTGCTGGCTGGTAACAAAGTAATATCTCACCTAGCACCAGGAACACCACCCAGCATATGCAGTACTTCATCAGACAGCTCCTCTTCATGTTTAAACGTCCACCCTGCTGGCTGATAAGTGATAACAAAGTAATATCTCACCTAAGAAGAGGATCTGCGCGATGACGTGCCCTGCGCCCATGTGAAACAAACTCTTGAGGAAGCCGATGATGAACAACACCAGGAACACCACCCAGAAGATGcagtacttcttcaataaattgctcttttCCTGTAACCAAAAGATACTAGATCACCAACTAATTTATGTAGGAAGAACGGTATTCAGAGTTTGAAATATGTTGtcgtttcactagacttatattgaccgggataaagACCGTGATAACCTTTTGTTACGGTCtatatagttttaatgttttaatttttaagatttatcttgttagttaagttattttaagaacatGTTTTTGTACGCCAAAAGACAAAACATAGTGAGaccaattttataattgtatacacCACTGTAACAGTTTTACCtaatatgttttacaaataaacactttgactttgactttgactatcccggtcaatataagtctagtgaaactaaccgtgaatcattcaaaactctaatgttGTCGTTTGATACTTATTGATatcatatgatatgatatgatcttaagccagtcttctccaagaccacggggacaacgccgtcctcgaaacgtcggaggtaaatttaaaacttattttacgcgattaagtcccgccgttgtgaataataatgatacGATGGATcgtaaaggtgacgttcgaatTTCAACTGCAGCTTTTGCCACCGCTGTATCTGACAATTTTCTTcctaaaatgagtgacgttagCCGCCGCATTACTGTCGTGATTATTGCCAACAGATACAGATTATTGACAGGTACCTATACAGGGAATCGTGTCAAGATCGTATCAACATATCAAAATGTTAACAAAATTCGAATTTtaacttagaggatataaccaaacggaggcTCCTTGTCTATAAtcttctgtacaaaaaagtctgccgatttttgcgggggaggggaacgtcaaatgataacgtaaaaatagccatgtcagataaacgtcagtccatatattgtatatgaccattggccgactattttcgacagaggggaacgcctgttaatggctactccgtttggtgaTATCCTCTATGAATTTTAAATCGCTCTAACCCGAAGCCAAGCCTGTGGCGCAGGGCCGGACGTAGTATTTAAAACATAAGAGTGACTACGTAATGACGAAACCAAGACCAAACGAGATGGTCTTAGGGAACTTTCAACAACTCCCGTCATTCATTTTATCATGAAAATTGCAAATTATATTCCCTGCTTCCTGCTGCAATGCTGTACAGCAATCCTTTCACGTTTACGACTGTGATATAACATGGAGGTCGATTCTAATGTAATTATTTGTTATGGCCTTGAAcaggttttgatacgaccttgccAACCGTCTTGATGATTGGCgcacatctcacgcacgactttcgcAACCACCAATCAGCGGAGCAGATCTTCAAGGTCGCATCAAAATGTgaacaaaaccgtaacaagttgatAAATCTGTATCGGCCATCTCGTATAAAAGCTACAGTATCGTCCGTAACTTTTGTTGCGTCGTTGAGCGAGGATGAAATTAGCGTGCCCCATAAAATGACCCTTAGATGAGATCATCCCCTATCTTCGTCGACCTTTGCCCATTTTCCTTAATTAAGTAACTAGGTACACTACATCTAACGACTCTACTGAGTAGGTAGATGATTATAGTGGCAGCGAGTATAGTAACTTTACTCATTGGGCAAGCTAGAATATTTTAAGAGAATTCTTGAGTGTCCCAACTTCGGTACTTTGGtctactttttattttgtttctaccGGATCACAAATAAAAAGCTAAATTGGGCATTGCGgtgaaaataatgttttattgtagATAAGTCCAATTGGTAGAACAGCCACTGGTGATATTGTGAATTAAAAGTAAGTTTACTTTACCTTATAAACAGCATACACGAAGACCATATCCAGCACGAACTTGACCAGCAGCAGCACCACCATGAGCACAACTATGGTGTACACCACGGAAGATACGGCATCTTCCGATTTGGACTCTGATGCTGCCTTGATGTCCACCGCGAAGGTGATCAGGATTACGGCTAGCACGAAGGTTATGATCTGGAAGGTAATGGTTTACAATGAAAACTAGTTACTGTCAAAAATAATTGTGACTTGAATTGCTGAATATActttttctcatttgcatgtctatcaagtATTTCCTAATATGTACCTTTCTAATGAgtctaaacttgatgtgtttttCCATTGAGGAGTTCCTTTGTTTACCTTCCGACTGCATCGTCAAATCAACTCTTTGTTAGTAGATTATTCacattattgcattgtcatcggaaTTACGGAAGTAAGTACTCCAAATTACAAAAACAGACACCGGCAAGTGGTTCAAATGCTTCAAATTAGTTTCACTGtgtatatttgtttgcttcaaatcttgtaatttTGTAAAGTATCTTATCCGGAAGATTGctggtcacttctggatgagattagctcaggccCGGGACAAGTGGGGTACTAAGAGAGGCATAAattatgctcagcagtgggatgATAATGAAAGTATCCTGTCCTTTTTCAGGTTAcaaactacatattttatatcAAAGAGTCAATGAAATCTGTGTGAAAGCAAACTTACAGAGTTCATGATGCCCATGGTGATGCATCCTGTCCTCAGGTGGAAGATGAAGCAGAACTTGTCCAGCACCGGCAGCTCCATCCTTGCCTGTATCAAGGTTAACGCAGATCAAGATGAAGTCAAAGAAAAATCTTTAAGGGGCTTAGGTTTCTCTTCATAGTTCTTAGTTCGTGTTTAAGATTTCATATTGATAGTATAACCCTTAAGGTGACATTTGGATGGCAACTGCATTAAATTACTGATACAGCGACAAATATCTCGTCTGCTACTGTCAATTTTTATGATAAGTTAGCTGCAGTGGTCACATTGCTGTCGCGATTTTAAAGCTTTTATCAAGGAAATATCACAGTTACATCACGTGACATTGCCAGACCTCacgtacatttttttgtagtGGAATACCACAATCAATTTTGATCTTTTATAGAGTAACTAAAGAGTTCCAAatcctaaaacaaaaaactgCTTCCGGGTCTCAGGAGGCTATTGCTACAATGCTGCAGAAATATTTGGAATAAGCCCCAAAGATACTGATTGCTGATGTGTAAGATGGCAGCATTTAAGATGTTTATCGCTACGGTTAAACTGCCGCCAACGCCATTTTCCGACATAAATGTGCGCGAGGGAACATATCCGGATGTTATTCGCGGCGATAAACTACATACACGCGTCTAAAATGGGCTTTATCGTCGTTTTGGTGTTTGTGTTGTATACTTTGAGGGGTAAATGGTatcaaccccgaaatcgagaaaaaatTGCTTGTTCCATGATAATATTATATGATTAgccaaaaattatgagatagcaaattttagtttttgcgCTTTCCAGTCGGCGCCATAATAAGAGTTGTTCCGTACGACCCATAATTATCACCCCTCAGAGTCAGACAAcagcgaaaatggtcttagaagatCTGCCCTAACTTTATAAATGGGTACCAGCTTCCAGATCCCGTgacgtgctgctacgcgaaaatggtcttagaagacctgCCCTAACTTTATAAATGGGTAccagctatcagatcccgtgctgctacgcgaaaatggtcctAGAAGACTGGCCCTAACTTATTAATGAacaattataggtaggtacagattttggaaaaaatgtaCAATCAGCTACAATATcgtctattttgttatttttttatgccaTACATTTACAatcccattattattatttattttttataccacgtcggtggcaatcaagcatacgacccgcctgatggtgagccgttaccgtagcctatggacgcctgcaccaccagagatattacacgcgcgttgccgaccctttaaaaacctgtacactccttttttgaagaacccatTTCTATCCAGGATCAAAATAAGTTCCTTCGACATAGTTTCGGGaactagaaaagccacaaagaAACGAGACtgtttattcttattctttataTACTCGTAACTTCGTAagagcaatgaggatataattagatagagcggtactgtcatagtaaattttgtaaccgctgtaaattcactgccatctatcgacatactttaaaactaaaaatgaagatttataaaaatacgttaaaatgtatttaaatatggataaatgacttttttatttgcattaattatttttatatgattttgacccatgttcttccattgatatgcgttaaaattataaataacaaacaaaaccgtcaacgccctctatacgagactaggccaaaactagtggcgccctctgatcgagaatcaaattttcgtgattttcgaggcacgttttttccttagactgtatccatctattacggagttatatctatctttggtaagagTAACATGCAAATGTACTTAAaggttgtaaaataattaaataaattaatttttaggacattcttacacagattgactaagtcccactgtaagcccaaggaggcttgtgttatgggtactcagacaacgatatatataatatattatataaatacttaaatacatagaaaacatccatgactcaggaacaaatatctgtgctcatcacacaaataaatgcccttaccgggatttgaacccaggaccatcggcttcacaggcagggtcactacccgctAGGCCATCCCGGTCGGTCGTCGGTTAtggaagatatattattatgtgtcGACTTTATTTATCATATATGGTGCCTTTGGTATGATTTGTATTTGGTTGGTGGTATTTTACATACGAAAGTTTTTGTTTAGCGACCATATATCCgaaacgcaggcttcgtcaggccacaactaaattaaacttaaaaggaatttaagtaggtataccttGGTATACCTACGAcgccagtagcatttatacgtcataatgacgtcagcgacgtcattatgacgtaataatgccgtcattatgacgtcgctgacgtcattttgctacctggggagtTACattacgttagatttttttatgacGTACAATAAGCTTAATTCATTATTCCGTAAATTTAATTCTGTAATGAATTGTGTTCCGTTTTGACCAAAAACGATCCTGgcgaattttagttatttttaatttttcaaaactcttcttcttcttccttgctccatcccacttgaggtggggtcggctctcctaattatTTTGCGCCACGAGATTCTGTCGAGGGTTGTCGGATCGGGTAAATTGTTCCTCTTAAGTAATTGGGTCATGCTGGTCCACCATGTTGACGGCGGGCGTCCCTGGCCTCTCTCTTTCTCCGGCAGGTTCAGAGCTTTTTTGGCCACGTACTCTTAATAAGCTTAATTCATTATTCCGTAAATATAATTCTGTAATGAATTGTGTTCCGTTTTGACCAAAAACGAACATGgcgaattttagttattttttatttttcaaaacagTAACACAAATAAACTACACACACATTTGAAGAAATAGTTAGGGGCctacttacacaaattgactaaatcccacggtaagcttaagaaggtttgtgttgtgggtactcagacaacgatatatataatatacaaatacttaaatacatagaaaacatccatggctcaggaacaaatacctgtgttcatcacacaaataaatgcccttaccgggattcgaatccaggaccattggcttcatagACAGGGTCACTCCCGTCtccccactaggccagaccggttgtcctaatattttttgtaaaattaacaGATACCTTAGTAGGTAGCAGTAGtctgctataaaaaaaaataaaaagaaatcattGCATTCTCAAATATTATGCTGGGGAACGGaagcggaaccctaaaaatctaaaaGGTGTTTTGTCAGAAACGTTAGTTTTTGAAAACTCACAAAAACTGAAGTGATGTAAAATAATGGCAGCAACGGTagaaaaatcaaaaaatctgtttaaattaaaaaaaaaatttttttttttttttcctgtagAGCAGATAGGCTTAGCCTAATACACAACTACAACAATTAATTGTTACCAattgtatttgtttaaatttttatttaattcagtgaatgtttgttatattttattttctcttgaGTATGACtgtatgacttgtcaaaagcgcttatttttaagcctacttgaaaaaaaaaaattgagtttgagtttgaaacTAAATTTGTACACAATCAGATTTACTCTAAGCCCTGTCGTTTTAAAGACAGTTAAATGAcaaaatgtagcaaaatgtaggtagcaaaatgacgtaaaatgacgtcagcgacgtcataatgacggcattattacgtcattatgacgtcgctgacgtcataatgacgtcattttgctacctgggacacAATCACAatccacaaaaaaatacttaaaacatcAAAACCACTTTCATACCATGGTATGCCCACTCCACGTATAAGTCACTTCGCCATGCTAAACTGACTGACTACTGACTGACTGAACACTGACAGACTCCGGTGGTCACCAGCTCGGCAGCATCTCGGCTGTCAGGGTCCGCGCTGCGAGGTTGACTGTTGCTGAAAC belongs to Cydia strobilella chromosome 15, ilCydStro3.1, whole genome shotgun sequence and includes:
- the LOC134747962 gene encoding uncharacterized protein LOC134747962; amino-acid sequence: MVAFSNSQPRSADPDSRDAAELVTTGVCQCSARMELPVLDKFCFIFHLRTGCITMGIMNSIITFVLAVILITFAVDIKAASESKSEDAVSSVVYTIVVLMVVLLLVKFVLDMVFVYAVYKEKSNLLKKYCIFWVVFLVLFIIGFLKSLFHMGAGHVIAQILFLAENFYYIVVIRSYLISIHEDGML